The segment TCCTCAAAGATAGCGTAAGCTCCATTAGAATCTTTGCTCTGGAGTTTGAGAGTGACGAGAATGCCCATCGCCCATTTCGACTCTCCTTGGGTTTCCGATAATGCTTGAGGATTGGAGATATCGCTAAATTGAAGAGCAGGATCGTTGCTAGCATCTACAAATAGGGGATTTTGAGCATTCAGCGTGGAATAAATCCATGAGGAACTCAACATCATAACAGTGATAGTAGTTACAACAAACCACATTAAAGCTTTGCGGATTAACATTGTAATGATTGACCATTGGGTGACGAGGTTAGTGATGGATGCTGACTAATTTTCTTTTCTAACCATAGGACAACCGATGACTCTACAATAAGTAGATGTCAATATTTTGTAACTAACCAAATGGTTCGTAGTTTTCCAGAACCCGATTTATTTACCCTTAATTGTCCAACGCAGCAGATTCTTGAGGTCATTGGTAATAAATGGAGTGTTATTGTTTTGTATTGTCTCGCTTACGACTCTAGACGCTACATTGAAATTCAGCGACGGATTGAGGGCATTTCTCAAAAAGTTTTAACGCAAACTTTGCGAAATCTAGAACGACATGGATTAATAGAGCGAAAAGCTTATCTACAGAGTTCTTCAACGATGGAGTATTCTCTTACATCTTTAGGAGAAACCTTAATGGAACCTTTATTAGAAATTGCTGCTTGGTCTAGGGTTCATTTTACTGAAGTTGAAATGTTCCGCAATCACTATGATCAGCAGCATTTATCGTGATCCAAAGTTATTAACGGTTCTTGAAGAAAATGATTAAATTTCTTGTTTAGGAACAGTCTCTTAAAAGATAAACCAAAGAGACGATTCTGAATATCTATCGGGAGATATCTTGACTTAACTTAGATAACTTTGACCATCTTCTCCAATGATAGCAATATTATCTAGATAATATCTCCCTAACTCTGCCATACTTTCTAGAAATTATCCTTGACTAGACGATAATTTTTCTTGATCGAGACGGCGTTTTTTGGCATACAATTGAATCGAAGCTGCCATGGAAATCACTAAAGCAACTATCAACCAAGTGGTTAAATCTAACGGTAAACTTCCTTTAAATACCGCCAATAAAACAATGACTACTAATAACACGGTGGGGGCTTCATTTAAGGCGCGAAATTGTTGACCCGTCCATTGACATTCCCCTTTTGCCAATTGCCTCATAATGCGTCCACAATAGAAATGATACGCCAACAATAGGACAACAAACGCCAATTTAATATGCAACCATCCTGATTTTAAGATCTCTGGTTCAGTAGAAATTAACCCAATAGCCATAACCACTGTAACCGCCATTCCTGGGGTGGTAATAATGTTATAGAGACGTTTCTCCATAATCTCATACTGAGTTTTCAGAATCGTTTGCGCGGGTTCGGGTTGTTGAGATGCTTCTGCATGATAGACAAACAGACGAACTAAATAAAATAATCCCGCAAACCAAACGACAATTCCAATCAAATGAAAGGCTTTAAACCAGTAATAGGCCATAATGTTGACAAGCGATTTTTGACTAACGACACAATCTTGAGTGTATCGAGTCTTCACAAAGTTTAATCGCAATCCTCAACAAAAATTTATGGGTGGGGAGGGTGGGGAGGGTGGGAAGGATGGGGAAGTATTAACTCCTGACTCCTGACTCCAAACTCCTAACCCCGAACTCAATAAAGCGTCTGATTCCCTGTCCAACTCTGGGTCATTAATTTGCCGTAGGTAATAGATTCAGGATTATTGGCCAAGAAAACTTTACCATTGGGGGTCACTGAAGCAACAGGCCAGTTTTCCTCCCCTAAGCTTCCGGTTTTAAAGAGAACCTCATCATTGCGATCGTGATTCCATCCCAAGAGAATTGACGTATTGTGACTATCGGGACTGGGAGTAACGGTTTTAGTCTCGTTGGTTTTCCGTTCCCAAATGACCCCATAATCTGACGCATCAGAGGTATTAAAGAACCCTTCAAGTTGACGCGACAGAAGGCGATCGCCATTTTCTGACCACGACACAGGCATTAATATAGACATGATCCCTGGAATTTCTTCGTCACTCTGAACTGCTTTGAGTTCCTTTGCTAACGGAGAATCTGCGCGAATGACTTGTAATTCCCCGGTTTCGAGGTTTTCGACAAACATAACGCTAGTCACTCGTGACTGGTACAGTTCTGGGGTCGCTGTCAGTTGAATGCGAGTATAGGCCGCGTATTTTCCATCAGGAGAGACTAACGCTTGACTGCGATAATAGCGTGACCCTGTGGTTTGTTTTTGGCTAAATTCGCCTTGCGTTTCTATTAACCACTTCCAAGGAACCGGATAGGGACTATCGAGGGGATCATCGGGAATGGCAAAGGGATCTATTTGCGGGTCTGTCTCTAACTCAGACTCAAAAGATTCAACCCTAGGACTCACAGAACCGTGGGCCATATCATTCGGCACGATGGTGTCCGATTGGGCGTAAACTGATGAAGTAGTTGTGAGGAAGCATCCTGCCAATAGACAACACAAAGAAATGGTAGGCTGAAACCAGCGATGGGGTAAAAGACGTTTAAACATAGGAGTCTAAGTACAGAGGGGAATGAATGGGGATGAGAAGTTTAGAGGAGGAACGAACTTCTAGGATGAGCGATCCCCTGCCATTGAGAAACGATCAACCTACCTGTATTTCCTAGTCTGTTAGAAGATAGAGATGTTCCCAGTAGTTTAAAAGAGTTCACAATTGAACGGGGGTAAATATTGCAAAATATTAAGCCCAATGTCATAGAATGTTGTTATCTATATTTCCAAATTTTTTAACAATGAATACCTTTGACGCAATTCAACAACGCCGTTCAGTTAAACATTACGATGCTTCCCATCAGATGACAGATCAAGAGATTAAAACTCTCTTTGAATTAGCCATTTTATCGCCGACTTCTTTTAATATCCAAAATTGGCGATTTGTAGTCGTCAAAAATCCCGATTTGCGTCAAAAAATCCAAGAAGCTGCTTGGAATCAATCCCAAATTACGGAAGCTTCTTTAACAATTATTCTCTGTGCCGATTTAAAAGCTTGGCAAAAAAATCCTAACCGCTATTGGCGTAATACTTCTGAAGAAATCCGCGATCGCTTAGTTCCCATGATTGTTCAATTTTATGAAGGAAAAGAACAGTTACAACGGGATGAAGCCATGCGTTCTTGTGGAATGGCTGGTCAAACGATTATGCTAACGGCTAAAGCAATGGGGTATGATAGTTGTCCGATGATTGGTTTTGATCCCCAAAAAGTTTCTCAATTCATTAATCTTCCTGCCGATCATGTTATTGGGTTTATTATTGTTGTTGGAAAAGCTGCTAAACCCGCTAATCCTAGGGGTGGACAATTAGACTTATCAGAAGTACTAATTTACGATCACTTCTAGATCAAAAAATAGACACTAAGATGCGTTAGAAACGCATCTAATTTTATTTATTAACTGAGCGCAGTATAACAATAATGGCATCAACAATCTTCAGATTAGTAAGAGTCCCAATAAACACCTTTTTGCCAGATTTTAAGGGTAAAATAACGACAGAATGCTCTCTTGAAATATCCTGACTAATCACTTTATTAAAAGGAATGGTTTCTTGATAGGGTAAAATACCAAACCAACTTCGTCCGCTAAGGTTAATTATCGCTTGTTCACGCATAAAAGTAACTAAGTTAGGTCGTTTGATAGATAAGGCAAAAAGACTTAGTAAAATAAAAAATAAGCCTGCCAATTTCACAAAAATAATAGCTGTATTACCTTTAAGTTTAGTGATCAAAAACCCCGATATTGTTATCTTAGCTTCTAACGAGTCAGGATCAAAAGGAGATTGTATTATTAAAAAAATACCAAAAAGGATTAATAAGCAGAATAACAGATTATGCAAAGCAGTTAATACTGGAGAATAGGAGTTACTAATCACAATCTGATTTTCTGTACATTCAAGAATTTCTGTTTTTTCTTCCATAACTATCATTAATTATAGACTAACGACTAGCGATTAACAATATGATTAATAAAGTGAGGAATAGCAAACAGTTGATTAGACAAAATTTGACCCATCGTAACAGGATCTTCAGAAGGAATCATCGCCGATTCATATTGTAGAACTAATAGACCATTCCAGCCAATTAAAAATAGAGTAATGAAAATACCAATAAGCTGCGATCGCTTCACAGGTAAGTTATCCCAAAAAGCAGCTAATCCCCAGACAAAAATTAAACTACAACTCGA is part of the Rippkaea orientalis PCC 8801 genome and harbors:
- a CDS encoding winged helix-turn-helix transcriptional regulator; this encodes MVRSFPEPDLFTLNCPTQQILEVIGNKWSVIVLYCLAYDSRRYIEIQRRIEGISQKVLTQTLRNLERHGLIERKAYLQSSSTMEYSLTSLGETLMEPLLEIAAWSRVHFTEVEMFRNHYDQQHLS
- the hemJ gene encoding protoporphyrinogen oxidase HemJ, producing the protein MAYYWFKAFHLIGIVVWFAGLFYLVRLFVYHAEASQQPEPAQTILKTQYEIMEKRLYNIITTPGMAVTVVMAIGLISTEPEILKSGWLHIKLAFVVLLLAYHFYCGRIMRQLAKGECQWTGQQFRALNEAPTVLLVVIVLLAVFKGSLPLDLTTWLIVALVISMAASIQLYAKKRRLDQEKLSSSQG
- a CDS encoding nitroreductase family protein; the protein is MNTFDAIQQRRSVKHYDASHQMTDQEIKTLFELAILSPTSFNIQNWRFVVVKNPDLRQKIQEAAWNQSQITEASLTIILCADLKAWQKNPNRYWRNTSEEIRDRLVPMIVQFYEGKEQLQRDEAMRSCGMAGQTIMLTAKAMGYDSCPMIGFDPQKVSQFINLPADHVIGFIIVVGKAAKPANPRGGQLDLSEVLIYDHF